From the Lolium rigidum isolate FL_2022 chromosome 2, APGP_CSIRO_Lrig_0.1, whole genome shotgun sequence genome, one window contains:
- the LOC124688566 gene encoding uncharacterized protein LOC124688566, translated as MEDALMISPELRDVLAKVAAFLLVQGLVYLILTNSSDVFSKNKILRSLSFRTMRSMSVRRLLAPLSDVPVGTDDLGSEPPSPSYFSRSWSSRRGGMRARGLG; from the coding sequence ATGGAGGACGCCCTCATGATCTCGCCGGAGCTCAGGGACGTGCTGGCCAAGGTGGCCGCGTTCCTGCTCGTCCAGGGGCTGGTCTACCTCATCCTCACCAACTCCTCCGACGTCTTCTCCAAGAACAAGATCCTCAGGTCCCTCAGCTTCAGGACCATGCGCTCCATGAGCGTGCGCCGCCTCCTCGCGCCGCTCTCCGACGTACCCGTCGGCACCGACGACCTGGGCTCCGAGCCGCCTTCGCCGTCGTATTTTTCGAGGTCGTGGTCGTCGCGCCGCGGGGGTATGCGCGCGCGAGGACTAGGATAG